One region of Luteolibacter yonseiensis genomic DNA includes:
- a CDS encoding LamG-like jellyroll fold domain-containing protein has product MHAPRNFFNVLTLATALPFLGTADSEAEILVNLTPADLSLLYDSNVVGVVNDGGSGPADVAGHLSKIPVLDTAEHVKGFTFNIEFVPTAADLNGTRLLIEVGATSNGSGLYLINGVPSFVGKQGASDAALPTGLNDTTLNTIAVQSSSGKLLANTAYSVSVSWNHAGTLELKVAEEGGSALLNSFAISGTPGNWSGNDTLSVKTLGRANLGGLSGNNASSAFGPPFDVDDTQNLQGTVTRALFWNAYDVTPLKLTAPVVKGFHVTKLPSSNKVRLHWNVSEGGLANPTTLVVKNAADESTVYTPSGLIGFADIPAGVDGFKLVAANNTGSVSVTSAVEADNSFTATVRGDSPTAWFRFNEFAGSTLLTDSSESAAPHDGSLLGSPVTGGTSFIDGTGAFEGGSAVTSNPILNIGTLAAPDLRKGFSVETVVRRRTGASGNHVLVSQTDVNGVGRAILGISENGTIYSQVGVATPTAEGAPNVPAERKEADEKLDTDRWAHLVLVVDAGLTGTPGTAEIRWYLDGVKIGSSLDGVNPDGSSFTKDFILETSNGNWVIGSGKSLSSEFWKGDIDDVAIYPKLLDDPNGDGDVADSTVAGHHSSWYAKTSGIISFKGSSPTVTTGGEVVLTVRAGADVNQLSIDGVNVELHDGVGTYSVFPTATKTYRATATGTGGTYTQDFTVTYQQLTAPVILGFEKTTLPGTGQVRLHWRVSPGAFPTPTTITLDSNGTEIPNSGALTGFVDVSTAEGANVTLKAENSIDEVTRTAGAAAEETAFSGQVRLDNPVAWFRFNEQSGSNLIVDSAENAAPHNGTPLTTSVSSGATGFVDGAATFDGAQGVIADRILSLGEVDTGFTIEAIVRAEPVAGGSANRAIVAQQDLNGTGRLIISVDESGTIRSVLGAGVRKDADTKVPAREWAHLVIVANAITNEIRWYVDGEYAGTSKDGKNPDGSEFDPNLLLEASNGAWTIGVHKTLTGNFWKGQIDEIAVYDTVLDEVPNVDPDAPVTIDTSRIVAHRNAWWSESTGIISTTVSASTINSGESSEISLRLGADATSVSVDPSVGNVLIVDGKATFTVNPTVTTTYNITVTGTGGSVTTSVTITVNAPASATPQLVSWSRNGGDIILNFSGAANTTYYVRGSTDLLTFPVNHGTVVTDGAGLGTATVTIDPGKPKEFFRVQTTP; this is encoded by the coding sequence ATGCATGCTCCCCGAAATTTTTTCAATGTCCTGACCTTGGCGACGGCGCTGCCGTTCCTCGGCACGGCGGACTCAGAGGCTGAGATCCTGGTCAACCTCACCCCTGCCGACCTCTCCCTTCTTTACGACAGCAATGTGGTGGGTGTGGTCAACGATGGCGGCAGCGGCCCGGCGGATGTCGCCGGCCACCTCTCGAAGATCCCCGTACTCGACACCGCGGAGCATGTGAAGGGATTCACCTTCAATATTGAATTCGTTCCCACCGCCGCGGATCTCAACGGCACGCGGCTGCTGATCGAGGTCGGAGCCACTTCAAACGGCTCTGGCCTCTATCTGATCAACGGTGTGCCGTCCTTCGTGGGAAAACAGGGCGCGTCGGACGCTGCCCTGCCCACGGGGTTGAACGACACCACGCTGAACACCATCGCGGTGCAGAGCTCTTCCGGGAAACTGCTGGCGAACACCGCCTATTCCGTTTCCGTCTCGTGGAACCACGCCGGCACGCTCGAGCTGAAGGTTGCAGAAGAAGGTGGTTCCGCGTTGCTGAACTCCTTCGCAATCTCCGGCACGCCGGGAAACTGGTCGGGAAATGACACGCTTTCGGTCAAGACTCTCGGCAGGGCGAACCTTGGCGGCTTGTCAGGAAACAACGCCTCCAGCGCCTTCGGACCGCCGTTCGATGTGGACGACACGCAGAACCTGCAAGGCACCGTCACCCGCGCGCTGTTCTGGAACGCATACGACGTCACGCCGCTGAAGCTCACCGCTCCGGTGGTGAAAGGTTTCCATGTGACCAAGCTTCCCTCCAGCAACAAGGTCCGCCTGCACTGGAATGTGTCGGAAGGAGGCCTGGCGAATCCCACCACGCTGGTCGTCAAGAACGCCGCCGACGAATCGACGGTTTACACGCCTTCAGGGTTGATCGGATTCGCGGACATTCCGGCCGGTGTCGACGGCTTCAAGCTCGTCGCGGCCAACAATACGGGCTCGGTAAGCGTCACTTCCGCCGTGGAAGCGGACAACTCGTTCACGGCGACGGTGCGCGGGGATTCTCCAACCGCCTGGTTCCGCTTCAATGAATTCGCCGGCTCCACGCTGCTGACGGATTCCTCGGAAAGCGCCGCACCGCATGACGGGTCGTTGCTCGGATCTCCGGTGACGGGCGGCACGAGCTTCATCGACGGCACCGGCGCCTTCGAAGGCGGCAGCGCGGTGACCAGCAACCCGATCCTGAACATCGGCACGCTGGCCGCGCCGGACCTGCGCAAGGGATTTTCGGTCGAAACCGTGGTGCGCCGCCGTACGGGAGCTTCCGGCAACCATGTCCTTGTCTCGCAAACGGATGTGAACGGCGTGGGCCGCGCCATCCTCGGCATTTCGGAAAACGGCACCATCTACAGCCAGGTCGGCGTTGCGACCCCGACGGCGGAAGGCGCGCCGAACGTGCCTGCGGAACGCAAGGAGGCGGATGAAAAACTCGACACCGACCGCTGGGCCCACCTGGTCCTCGTGGTGGACGCCGGCCTCACCGGCACCCCCGGCACCGCGGAAATCCGCTGGTATCTGGATGGTGTGAAAATCGGTTCCTCGCTCGACGGGGTGAACCCGGACGGCTCGTCATTCACCAAGGATTTCATTCTGGAAACCTCCAATGGCAACTGGGTCATCGGTTCCGGCAAATCGCTTTCATCAGAATTCTGGAAGGGTGACATCGACGATGTCGCGATCTATCCGAAATTGCTGGATGATCCGAATGGTGATGGTGACGTGGCGGATTCCACCGTGGCGGGACACCACAGCTCCTGGTATGCGAAAACCTCCGGGATCATTTCGTTCAAAGGATCGTCCCCAACGGTCACCACCGGCGGTGAAGTGGTTCTGACGGTGCGCGCCGGCGCGGATGTGAACCAGCTTTCGATCGATGGCGTGAATGTCGAACTGCACGACGGCGTCGGGACGTATTCCGTGTTCCCCACCGCCACGAAGACCTATCGCGCCACCGCCACCGGTACCGGCGGCACCTACACCCAGGATTTCACGGTGACCTACCAGCAGCTGACCGCGCCGGTCATCCTCGGATTTGAAAAGACCACCCTGCCCGGCACCGGCCAGGTGCGTCTCCACTGGCGCGTCTCCCCAGGCGCTTTCCCAACGCCGACGACGATCACGCTGGATTCCAACGGAACGGAAATTCCCAACAGCGGCGCGCTGACCGGCTTCGTGGACGTGTCCACCGCCGAGGGGGCGAATGTCACGTTGAAAGCGGAAAACTCGATCGATGAGGTCACCAGGACCGCGGGCGCCGCCGCAGAGGAAACCGCCTTTTCAGGACAAGTGCGTCTTGACAATCCGGTCGCCTGGTTCCGGTTCAACGAGCAGTCGGGATCGAACCTCATCGTGGACTCCGCGGAGAATGCCGCACCGCACAACGGAACTCCGCTGACCACCTCCGTGAGCTCCGGTGCCACCGGATTCGTCGACGGAGCCGCCACCTTCGATGGCGCGCAGGGAGTGATCGCCGATCGCATCCTGAGCCTGGGCGAGGTCGACACCGGCTTCACCATCGAGGCGATCGTCCGCGCCGAGCCCGTCGCCGGCGGTTCCGCCAACAGGGCCATCGTCGCCCAGCAGGACCTTAACGGCACGGGACGCCTGATCATTTCCGTGGACGAAAGCGGCACGATCCGTTCGGTGCTGGGCGCGGGTGTCAGGAAGGATGCGGACACGAAGGTCCCGGCCCGCGAATGGGCGCACCTCGTCATCGTGGCGAACGCGATCACCAATGAGATCCGCTGGTATGTCGATGGCGAGTATGCCGGAACCTCGAAGGACGGAAAGAATCCCGATGGTTCCGAGTTCGACCCGAACCTGCTGTTGGAAGCGTCCAACGGCGCATGGACCATCGGCGTCCACAAGACCCTGACGGGGAATTTCTGGAAGGGCCAGATCGACGAGATCGCCGTGTATGACACTGTCCTGGACGAGGTGCCGAATGTCGATCCGGATGCACCGGTGACCATCGATACCTCGCGCATCGTCGCGCACCGGAACGCCTGGTGGAGCGAGTCCACGGGCATCATCTCGACCACGGTTTCCGCAAGCACGATCAATTCGGGCGAGTCTTCCGAGATCAGCCTGCGCCTCGGTGCGGACGCCACTTCCGTGAGCGTCGATCCCTCCGTCGGCAACGTCCTGATCGTCGATGGAAAAGCGACCTTCACCGTGAACCCGACCGTCACGACGACCTATAACATCACCGTCACCGGCACGGGAGGAAGCGTGACAACGAGTGTGACGATCACCGTGAACGCACCGGCCTCGGCCACGCCACAGCTCGTCTCCTGGTCGCGGAACGGAGGGGACATCATCCTGAACTTCTCCGGCGCGGCGAACACGACCTACTACGTCCGTGGCAGCACCGACCTGCTCACCTTCCCGGTGAACCACGGCACCGTCGTGACGGATGGCGCGGGATTGGGCACGGCGACCGTCACGATCGATCCCGGAAAACCAAAAGAATTCTTCCGGGTGCAGACCACGCCTTGA
- a CDS encoding arylsulfatase B: MKFRILVSFLFSLPLFAEPVKPNIIYLLADDLGGNDVGWRNPEIKTANLDKLANSGAKLDQYYVQPVCSPTRGALMTGRYPFRYGFQTGVVRPWAQYGLPLEEQILPQGLKKAGYETAITGKWHLGHFKPPYLPTNRGFDHQYGHYNGALDYFTHVRDDGFDWHKDDKENHDEGYSTELVGKEAARLVRERDKSKPLFLYVPFNGVHSPHQVPDRYLTLYPNLTGNRKIYAAMITALDDAVGEIVKAIDDEKLRENTLIIFSSDNGGPNPKKLSDNGRLRAGKGSVYDGGVKVAAFATWPAKIKAGSSISTPLHVADWYPTLLKLTGSGNEQKLPVDGRDILPVLTEGGTIADREILINTNPKGGAIRIGDWKLVVNGGARIAEDEAGKAEGKAGDTKIELFNLATDVSEKTDVSAANPDKVKQLRERYDALAAQAVAPKSEAKPAGFKSPAVWGQF; encoded by the coding sequence ATGAAATTCCGAATCCTCGTATCGTTCCTGTTCTCGCTTCCGCTGTTCGCGGAGCCGGTGAAACCCAACATCATCTATCTGCTCGCCGACGACCTCGGCGGCAACGACGTCGGCTGGCGGAACCCTGAAATCAAGACCGCCAACCTCGACAAACTCGCCAACAGCGGCGCAAAACTCGACCAATACTACGTGCAGCCCGTCTGCTCCCCCACCCGCGGGGCGCTGATGACGGGGAGATACCCTTTCCGCTATGGGTTCCAAACCGGCGTCGTCCGCCCGTGGGCGCAATACGGCCTGCCCCTTGAAGAACAGATCCTGCCACAGGGACTCAAGAAGGCGGGATATGAAACGGCCATCACCGGCAAGTGGCATCTCGGCCATTTCAAACCTCCCTACCTGCCGACCAACCGTGGCTTCGACCACCAGTACGGCCACTACAACGGCGCGCTCGATTACTTCACCCATGTGCGCGACGACGGGTTCGACTGGCACAAGGACGACAAGGAAAACCATGACGAGGGATACTCCACCGAGCTCGTCGGCAAGGAGGCCGCCCGCCTCGTCCGCGAACGCGACAAATCCAAGCCGCTGTTCCTCTACGTCCCCTTCAACGGCGTCCACAGTCCTCATCAGGTGCCGGACCGCTATCTGACCCTTTACCCGAATCTGACGGGCAACCGGAAAATCTACGCTGCGATGATCACCGCGCTCGATGACGCCGTGGGCGAGATCGTCAAGGCCATCGACGACGAGAAGCTGCGCGAAAACACGCTCATCATTTTCTCCAGCGACAACGGTGGCCCGAATCCGAAGAAACTCTCGGACAACGGCCGGCTCCGCGCGGGCAAGGGCAGCGTCTATGACGGCGGCGTGAAAGTGGCAGCGTTCGCCACGTGGCCGGCGAAAATCAAGGCTGGCAGCTCGATCTCCACACCGCTCCATGTCGCGGATTGGTATCCCACCCTGCTGAAGCTCACGGGATCCGGCAACGAACAGAAACTCCCCGTCGATGGCCGCGACATCCTGCCCGTCCTGACCGAAGGCGGCACCATCGCGGACCGGGAGATCCTCATCAACACCAACCCGAAAGGAGGTGCCATCCGCATCGGCGATTGGAAACTCGTCGTCAACGGCGGCGCGCGCATCGCCGAGGACGAAGCCGGGAAAGCGGAAGGTAAAGCGGGCGACACCAAGATCGAGCTCTTCAATCTCGCCACCGACGTTTCGGAAAAGACCGACGTTTCCGCCGCGAATCCTGACAAGGTAAAGCAGCTCCGGGAACGCTACGATGCTCTCGCCGCCCAAGCCGTCGCCCCGAAGAGCGAGGCCAAGCCCGCCGGATTCAAATCCCCCGCCGTCTGGGGACAATTCTGA
- a CDS encoding sulfatase, with translation MKFLSPLILLVSAAAAFAQTEKKPNILVIAADDLNHWVSYTGRNPQTVTPNIDKLSARGVSFTNSHCAAPVCNASRASLLSGLRPNQTGVYGNGDDWRKVVAPELSLISTFRKAGYVTLGSGKLYHGGFDRTSEWDDYLKDEGPLGPQPDGDKGVGGIRFGVINADDSELSDHRIVDYGISQLGKKHDKPFLLTVGLHKPHMPWFVPKKYFDLHPLDSIKLPPVQENDLSDIPPAGVAIAQPNGDHKKILDSGRWKEAIQAYLAAVSYADAEIGRLLDALASSEHADDTIVVLFGDHGWHFGEKEHWRKFSLWEEATRAPLIWVAPGVSKAGTISKRPVDFMNIYPTLTDLAGIPTPAHVKAGSLRPLLANPEAEWSGHALTTWLKGNHSIRTGQWRYTRYADGSEELYDEEKDPYEWKNLAKNSEFDSVKAGFQKLLPTEDKPGLGKPGSGKGGGGKRKQNEDAD, from the coding sequence ATGAAATTCCTTTCTCCGCTCATCCTTCTTGTCAGCGCGGCGGCCGCGTTCGCCCAAACCGAAAAGAAGCCGAACATCCTCGTCATCGCCGCGGACGACCTGAACCACTGGGTCTCCTACACCGGCCGCAATCCGCAGACGGTCACCCCGAACATCGACAAGCTTTCCGCACGCGGCGTCAGTTTCACCAACAGCCACTGCGCCGCCCCCGTCTGCAACGCGTCCCGCGCCTCCCTGCTCTCCGGCCTGCGTCCGAACCAGACGGGCGTGTATGGAAATGGCGACGACTGGCGCAAGGTCGTCGCCCCGGAACTGTCCCTCATCAGCACGTTCCGCAAGGCGGGCTACGTCACGCTCGGCTCGGGAAAACTCTACCACGGCGGATTCGACCGGACTTCGGAATGGGATGATTACCTGAAGGACGAAGGCCCGCTCGGCCCGCAGCCGGATGGCGACAAGGGCGTGGGTGGCATCCGTTTCGGCGTGATCAATGCCGACGACTCGGAACTGAGCGACCACCGCATCGTGGATTACGGCATCTCCCAGCTTGGGAAAAAACACGACAAGCCGTTTCTCCTGACCGTGGGCCTCCACAAGCCGCACATGCCGTGGTTCGTGCCGAAGAAGTATTTCGACCTGCATCCGCTCGACAGCATCAAGCTGCCACCGGTTCAGGAGAATGATCTGTCCGACATCCCGCCTGCCGGAGTCGCCATCGCCCAGCCCAACGGCGATCACAAAAAAATACTGGATTCCGGCCGCTGGAAGGAAGCCATCCAGGCCTACCTCGCCGCGGTTTCCTATGCGGATGCGGAGATCGGCAGGCTGCTGGACGCCCTGGCATCTTCGGAACACGCGGACGACACCATCGTCGTGCTCTTCGGCGACCACGGCTGGCACTTCGGCGAGAAGGAACACTGGCGGAAGTTCTCCCTCTGGGAGGAAGCGACCCGCGCGCCGCTCATCTGGGTCGCGCCGGGTGTGTCCAAGGCGGGCACGATCAGCAAGCGGCCCGTCGATTTCATGAACATCTACCCCACCCTCACCGATCTCGCCGGCATCCCCACCCCGGCACACGTGAAGGCCGGAAGCCTGCGGCCCCTGCTCGCGAACCCCGAAGCCGAATGGTCCGGCCACGCTCTCACGACCTGGTTGAAGGGCAACCACTCCATCCGCACCGGCCAATGGCGCTACACCCGCTATGCGGACGGTTCTGAGGAACTCTACGATGAGGAGAAAGATCCCTACGAATGGAAAAACCTCGCGAAGAACAGCGAGTTCGACTCCGTAAAGGCAGGATTCCAAAAACTCCTGCCAACCGAGGACAAACCCGGTCTCGGCAAGCCCGGCAGTGGCAAGGGCGGCGGCGGAAAACGCAAGCAGAACGAGGACGCGGACTGA
- a CDS encoding arylsulfatase, giving the protein MKTIHLLAGTLLATLSPLFAQTEKPNIVVLLVDDMGWSDLGCYGSELKTPNIDQLAKDGLRFTQFYNGARCCPTRASLLTGLYAHQAGVGHMTEERKDESGKTYPGYSGRLNDTSVTIPEVLGEAGYFTAMTGKWHVGQNHGVTPDQRGFQRTLTAAAGGFFFPEAKNARLFYNGKDIGSNGEPLPKDWYSSDLWTSFGLKFIDEAIAAKKPFFLYTGHNAPHFPLQAPAEDIARWRGKFKKGWDKLREERYQRQIAAGLVDKSWPLSPRPAEVPAWDSLTPEQQDRYDHLMAVYAAVLERMDRAVGDLVNGLKQRGQLDNTLILFLSDNGGNAEAGVQGRSDGRNLGDVDSTVFIGQCWATLNNTPFTRYKHYTDEGGISTPLIAHWPKGIAAHQRGALEKQPGHIIDILATCVDVAGAAYPETFKGKAITPRAGISLQPAFKHEKLARTQPLFWEHEGNRAVRYGDLKLVALENQPWRLYDLATDRSEQNDLASSRPEVVKSLSEKWQGWASASNVLPLGAWRGKNNGQDAKPNKNTRFTLKNGEKLQRSAAPDVANRSLDLTAKFTATGEDGVIISQGGANLGYSLSINKGKLTFFLRSPGNISSVSLDEPVGGTVTAVASLKADGTTTLSVGEKQASGKRAGLISATPKDGLVVGGDDAAPVGPYEKAVPFKGEIESVELVLGAR; this is encoded by the coding sequence ATGAAAACCATCCATCTTCTCGCGGGCACCCTGCTCGCCACCCTCAGCCCGCTTTTCGCCCAAACGGAAAAACCGAACATCGTCGTCCTTCTCGTGGATGACATGGGTTGGTCGGACCTCGGTTGTTACGGCAGCGAACTGAAAACCCCGAACATCGACCAGCTCGCGAAGGACGGCCTGCGCTTCACGCAGTTCTACAATGGCGCGCGCTGCTGCCCCACCCGGGCCTCGCTGCTGACGGGACTCTACGCCCACCAGGCGGGCGTCGGCCACATGACGGAAGAACGCAAGGACGAATCCGGGAAAACCTACCCGGGCTACAGCGGCCGCCTGAACGACACCTCCGTGACCATCCCTGAAGTGCTCGGCGAAGCGGGATACTTCACCGCGATGACCGGGAAATGGCACGTCGGACAGAACCACGGCGTGACGCCGGACCAGCGCGGGTTCCAGCGCACGCTCACCGCGGCCGCAGGCGGATTCTTTTTCCCCGAGGCGAAGAACGCCCGGCTCTTCTACAACGGCAAGGACATCGGCAGCAACGGCGAGCCCCTGCCCAAGGACTGGTATTCCAGCGACCTGTGGACGTCCTTCGGCCTGAAATTCATCGACGAGGCCATCGCCGCCAAAAAGCCGTTTTTCCTCTACACCGGTCACAACGCGCCGCATTTCCCGCTGCAGGCCCCCGCCGAGGACATCGCCCGCTGGCGCGGAAAATTCAAGAAAGGCTGGGACAAGCTCCGCGAGGAGCGCTACCAACGCCAGATCGCCGCAGGCCTCGTCGATAAAAGCTGGCCGCTCTCGCCACGTCCTGCGGAAGTGCCCGCCTGGGATAGCCTCACCCCCGAGCAACAGGACCGCTACGACCACCTGATGGCCGTCTACGCCGCCGTGCTGGAACGCATGGACCGCGCCGTCGGCGATCTCGTGAACGGCCTCAAGCAGCGCGGCCAGCTCGACAACACGCTCATCCTCTTCCTCAGCGACAACGGCGGCAATGCGGAGGCCGGCGTGCAAGGCCGGTCCGACGGCAGGAACCTCGGCGATGTGGATTCCACCGTCTTCATCGGCCAGTGCTGGGCCACGCTGAACAACACGCCGTTCACCCGCTACAAGCACTACACCGACGAAGGCGGCATCTCGACACCGCTCATCGCCCACTGGCCGAAGGGCATCGCCGCCCACCAACGCGGCGCGCTTGAAAAACAGCCCGGTCACATCATCGACATCCTCGCCACTTGTGTTGACGTGGCCGGTGCCGCCTACCCGGAAACATTCAAGGGCAAGGCCATCACCCCGCGCGCCGGCATCAGCCTGCAACCCGCGTTCAAGCACGAGAAACTCGCCCGCACCCAACCGCTTTTCTGGGAACACGAAGGCAACCGCGCCGTCCGCTACGGAGACCTGAAACTCGTCGCCCTCGAAAACCAACCCTGGCGTCTCTACGACCTCGCCACCGACCGCAGCGAGCAGAACGACCTCGCGTCCTCGCGGCCAGAGGTCGTGAAATCCCTTTCCGAAAAATGGCAGGGCTGGGCCTCTGCATCGAACGTCCTGCCCCTCGGCGCATGGCGTGGTAAAAACAACGGCCAGGATGCGAAACCGAACAAGAACACCCGCTTCACCCTCAAGAACGGCGAGAAACTCCAGCGCAGCGCCGCTCCGGACGTCGCCAACCGCAGCCTGGACCTCACCGCGAAGTTCACCGCCACCGGTGAGGATGGTGTCATCATCTCCCAAGGCGGGGCGAATCTCGGCTACTCGCTCTCGATCAACAAAGGCAAACTCACGTTTTTCCTCCGCAGTCCGGGAAACATCAGCAGCGTTTCCCTGGACGAACCCGTCGGCGGAACGGTGACGGCCGTCGCGTCCCTGAAGGCGGATGGCACGACCACCCTCTCCGTCGGTGAAAAACAAGCCTCCGGCAAACGGGCGGGTCTCATTTCCGCCACACCGAAGGACGGCCTGGTAGTGGGTGGCGACGATGCCGCACCGGTCGGCCCTTACGAAAAAGCCGTTCCGTTCAAGGGGGAGATCGAATCGGTGGAACTGGTGCTGGGGGCGAGATGA
- a CDS encoding sulfatase family protein, giving the protein MKFLRISTLLLFCLGSAAAAPPNIVFIFSDDHAYQAISAYNDPKKLIETPNIDRIGREGMRFDRCLVTNSICGPSRACVLTGKYSHLNGFPNNTNSRFDPSQTTFPKLLQASGYQTALVGKWHLESAPTGFDFWQILPGQGVYYNPPMIRMGKRVPLSGYVTDLITDESLRWLKDRDRTKPFLLMCQHKAPHREWEPALRHLDHDAGRVYPEPPTLFDDYKGRGAAVRDQDMTLAKTLTDRDTKLIPPARLTPEQKKPWDDYYGPRNETFRKNPPVGDDLVRWKYQRYMHDYLGCVRGVDESVGRVLKYLDDEGLAGNTIVIYASDQGFFLGEHGWFDKRWIFEESLRTPLLVRWPGHAKPGGSSGAIVSNVDFAETLLDAAGIPVPADMQGRSLLPLLGGNTPADWRKSFYYQYYEFPTPHHVRPHYGIVTDRYKLIRYEGAPAPYWEMFDLSSDPRELLSVFDNPAYAATREELTRDLQKLRSDLRVPETTPPLWYGNTPLNDRPPEAGQPSPPR; this is encoded by the coding sequence ATGAAATTCCTCCGGATCTCCACCCTCCTCCTCTTCTGCCTGGGATCGGCGGCGGCGGCTCCTCCGAACATCGTCTTCATTTTTTCGGATGACCACGCCTACCAGGCCATCAGCGCCTACAACGACCCGAAGAAACTCATCGAGACACCCAACATCGACCGCATCGGCAGGGAGGGCATGCGGTTCGACCGGTGCCTCGTCACCAACTCCATCTGCGGCCCCAGCCGCGCCTGTGTGCTCACCGGGAAATACAGCCATCTAAACGGTTTCCCGAACAACACGAACTCCCGGTTCGATCCTTCGCAGACCACGTTTCCCAAGCTTCTCCAGGCGTCCGGCTACCAGACGGCGCTCGTTGGAAAATGGCACCTTGAAAGCGCCCCCACCGGTTTCGATTTCTGGCAGATCCTGCCCGGGCAGGGTGTTTATTACAACCCGCCGATGATCCGCATGGGCAAGCGCGTCCCGCTTTCCGGCTACGTCACGGATCTCATCACCGACGAATCCCTGCGCTGGCTCAAGGACCGGGACCGCACGAAACCCTTCCTCCTCATGTGCCAGCACAAGGCACCCCACCGCGAATGGGAACCCGCCCTGCGCCACCTGGATCACGACGCCGGCCGGGTCTACCCTGAGCCCCCCACCCTCTTTGATGACTACAAGGGCCGCGGCGCCGCCGTGCGCGACCAGGACATGACCCTGGCGAAAACGCTGACGGACCGGGACACCAAGCTCATCCCTCCCGCCCGGCTCACACCGGAACAGAAAAAGCCGTGGGATGACTACTACGGACCTCGTAACGAGACATTCCGCAAAAACCCTCCCGTGGGGGACGATCTGGTCCGTTGGAAATACCAACGCTACATGCACGACTACCTCGGCTGCGTCCGTGGCGTCGATGAAAGCGTGGGCCGTGTGTTGAAATACCTCGACGACGAGGGCCTCGCCGGAAACACCATCGTCATCTATGCCAGCGACCAGGGATTCTTCCTCGGCGAGCACGGCTGGTTCGACAAGCGCTGGATCTTCGAGGAATCCCTCCGCACGCCGCTGCTCGTGCGGTGGCCCGGCCATGCCAAGCCGGGTGGCAGCAGCGGTGCCATCGTCTCGAATGTCGATTTCGCCGAAACGCTGCTGGACGCCGCCGGAATACCGGTCCCGGCGGACATGCAGGGCCGCAGCCTCCTGCCCCTGCTCGGCGGAAACACCCCCGCCGACTGGCGGAAGAGCTTCTACTACCAGTACTACGAATTTCCCACGCCCCATCACGTCCGTCCGCACTACGGCATCGTCACGGACCGCTACAAACTCATCCGCTATGAAGGCGCACCGGCTCCCTATTGGGAGATGTTCGATCTCTCAAGCGATCCTCGGGAACTGCTGAGCGTCTTTGACAATCCTGCCTATGCGGCCACCCGCGAGGAACTCACCCGCGACCTGCAAAAGCTCAGGTCGGACCTGCGGGTTCCCGAGACAACCCCACCCTTGTGGTACGGCAACACCCCGCTCAACGATCGACCGCCGGAAGCTGGACAGCCTTCTCCTCCGCGGTGA